One Rubidibacter lacunae KORDI 51-2 genomic window, CTTCGTCCCATAGGGCTGCGAGCCAGAACTGGACTTCCAAATAACTGGAGAAGCCGCGCTCGTTCTGGAGCTCTTGCAGCACTTGGGCGAGGGCATCGCCAGAGATCGACAGCGGCGGGCCGGTGCGCGGCTCGGTGAGGGCGCTTAAGCCGCTTTCGCGGTAGTACCTGGGGCTTGCTGAAAAAGGGTGGAATGTTCGCAATGAAAGGATCTCAGCGTTTTCTATGCCAGAAAAGTGCAAGGATATAGGCACAAGAACCTCAAAACCCTTGCAATTGGGACGAGAATCCGAGGCAAAAAGCTGGGGCTAGATGGTAAACGCCTGATTCCATAAGCTCTCTGCCTCCTAAATTCGTTGTGGACTTTTTCAGCAGACCCTACCTGAGCCAGCAAGAGACGGTAACTCGGGTGCTGACGAGGAGGCTGTCAACCGGGTTTGCTTGGGAAGCATGCCCAGATTTGAGCCAGTAGAGAGCCTGCAGCTTTTCCTTGACTCTTGCACTGGAGGTAGAGAGAGGAAGGAGCGAAGTTCTCCAGCGTTCTCGGCTATATCGATGCGTGGCTTTCCCATCATGTTGACTCATATTGCGAACCTGGCGCCCTCTATCCGTATTATATTTTCCGGTTTTTTCTAGTAGCCTCAAGTTTGTATCGATGCCAGATCCGCCTCAGAGATTGCAACCACCCACAGCAAGCAAACTTACACGACTGACGGTTATGGATCGAGCAGCCAAGGCTTATGTAGACCGAAGCTAATATTAAATTCGCCCTCGAACAGCTGGGCTTGAATCAACCCCGAGCTCGGAAATTGTCTGTGCAGGCTCCCGACGCAATCGCAGGGCATCTGCTTGGTGGCGGGCAATCGTCAGCCTCGAACTACTCGTGCCGCCGAACCGCTCCATCAAAGCCACTGGTCTTCAAGGGTTTCAAATTCCAGCACCCGGTCCTGACGTAGATTTCAGCACCGCAGTCTTAACATCAAGCAGGCTTGCGCAACCAGACCGGTTGTGCTAATCGCTGACTTGCTCGTGCTCGACTAGGAAGGCTCGCACTTCATCAGCAGTAGGTTGGGCAGCGATCGCGCCCGGTCGCATTGCTGTCAGCGCGCCGGCTGCACAAGCATAGGCGACGACCGCACGCGCAACCTCGGGTTTCTCCAAGCAGGCGATACCGCGATCGCAAAGTTGTTTAACAAATCCAGCAACGAACGCATCGCCTGCACCAGTCGTATCCTGCACTGCAACTGTGTAGGCCGGATACTTACCTTCTGAGGTGTTGAGATAGTAACTCACGGCACCTGCACCATCGGTGACCAGTACGCCTTCCACCGAGTCTAGCTGGTAGGCGATCGCAGCAGCCTCAGCCGTATCGAACAACCAGAGAGCTTCTTCGCGGGCAAGCTTCAAGTAATCGACGTACGGGTAAAGAGTTTGCACGAGGGGCTTAGCTGCTTCGGGGTCGGGCCAGAACGTCGGTCGAGCGTTGACATCGAGGACGATCTTTAGACCGCAAGCCACAGCCAGTTCCAGCGAGCGTAGCACCGCCTGTCGCGCCATGGGATAAGCAAGTTCCAGGGTACCCAGCACTAAAAATTCTGCGCTTTCAAACAGCGCTACGGGAAGCTTATCTGCCTGCAAAAATGCGTCTGCAAATGCATCGGGAGGGATATCCCCAAACCCACCGAATGTTCGATCTCCGCTCTCGGAGCGCAATACGTACACCTGGCGTGTCGGGGCATCCAGATGACGCTGGACTCCGCGTATATTTACACCGGCCTCCGCTAAGACCCCGAGCAGGCGATCGCCAAGAGCATCGGACCCCACGCAACCGATGAATCCAGCGGGTGTATCAAGTTTGCTGATAGCACAGGCTACGTTAGCAGGCGCACCGCCCGAATAGTCCGTCCACGATGCCACCGCACTCGGCGTCGCTCCCGGCCGATCGGCTAGACGATCGTTCAGCAACTCGCCCAAACAAAGTACGCGCGGATCGGTCACGGTTGAGTTCCTCGCTGAAATATTGATGTGGACTCTGCGGCAATCGCTTGGGTTCTAATTTCAGACTGCTCGCACAGGTCAATTAAGCTTTAGAGGCCTTGTCCTGTCAAGACACACCTCTACCATGGGTAGGGCAAACGCATTCTTGGAATCTCAGCTCGATTTTCTCAATGTGCGAGGCTCGAACTGAACTTTCGCAGATCGATAATCTTTTAAAAGAGGTCTCGCTGCCTGCTTTGCCGACTCCCAAATCGACTATTCCGAATCCAAAACGCGAACGATGTGAAGGCAGTGCATCTGTTGCAAGCACTCTAGCTGATTTGAACACCAGCGATCGTTGATATAGTAAAGTTGTCGTGTCCGGCATGTGCTCTCGCTGTAGTTTGGAGGAAGCGCTATCATTCGCCCTCACCGCGTCCTGCATCTAGTCGTTAGCAGCAATTGCCTGCGAGTTGCGGGCGCAAATGTTAAAAACAAAGGGACTGCTGCAACAAATAACGGTAATCGGGCATCTTTGAGAAGCAAATCGCGGCGCATCTTGCCCACGCCACCACCCCGCGCGCCAGATTGTCGAGGCACTCTCCCATGCGTTCTGCAACTCTCCGTTTCCGTCCTGATTTATTCACCCTTGCCTTGCTTGGCAGCACCCAAATTGCTTGTTCGGCAGTGGCACCAGCGGCTGATAGCATCCCTCTCGCCCAAGAGATTGCCAAGATTCCAGAACTGATGGCTACCAGCAGGGCGATGTGGCTCGATGGCACCGTAAGCGCGCGCGCGCCATTTCTCGACGGTGGCGCGTACCAATTGCAGGACGATTCCGGCACGATTTGGGTGTTTGTGGAAACGGCAAGCTTGCCAAACGTGGGCGATCGCGTCCGACTTTTAGGAGAGGCAACCCGCGCGCAGATCGAACTCAACGCTCGCGACTGGGGCGAGGTCTTCGTTCGCGAGCGCGAGCGCTTCTAACGGACTTTTCTGAGACTGCTTCTCATGGCACGCTCAGGTAACGTTCGGTTGCCGATTGCAGAGTACAACCCGGGGGTTTGATTTAAATCGCACGCAAGCGCAACGAGTTGCTCCGAGCCATCTTCGAACCGCTACCCATGTGACCTCAGTCGAATCCCTTGGTTCTAAACCTTCCTTCCCTCTGTTCTCTAAAGCTCCTGGCAGCTCTTCAAATAGCTCAATTGCTATCGTTTGTTCGCACCCACTACTAAGCCCTGCTATGAATCAACCACCCCAGCACTCGTCCGTTCCGAGTCTGTTCCTGCGCGGGGCGATCGCTACGCTTGCTTCGGGCTCGCTATTGGCTGGGGGCTTTACCCCAGCACGTGCCGCCCTTGACGAAAGTCCGAAAACCGTCGTCGATGAAGTGTGGCAGCTCGTCAACCAGCAGTACGTCGATACAGATTTTAACCAGGACGATTGGAAAGCCACGCGTCTTGAGTTACTCGAGCGCCAGTATAGCGATCGTATGGCCGCTTACGAAGCGATCCGCGACGCCTTGAAGAAACTCGGCGACCCTTATACGCGTTTTCTCGACCCAGAGGAATTCGAGGATCTGACCAGCCAGACTTCTGGCGAACTCTCGGGCGTGGGCATTCGTTTGGAGATGAACGAAAGCACTCAAAAGTTGACGATCGTCGAGCCGATTCCCGATTCGCCAGCGGAGGCGGCTGGAGTGGAGTCGGGCGACGAAATCGTCGCGATCAATGGCGAGCCGACGGCGCTGATGGAGCTCGACGAAGCCTCAGCCTTGATTCGCGGCGAGTTGGGTACGCAGGTGCGCCTGACGCTCGAGCGACAGAGCGAAGCATTCGAACTGGTGTTAACGCGAGCGCAAATCGAGCTGCCGACGGTTAGCTACAGCTTGAGACTGGAAAACAACTTGCGCGTGGGCTACATCAAACTGGATGAGTTCAGCTCCCATGCTGCCGAGCAGATGCGCGATGCTATTGAGGATTTGAGCCGCCAAGACGCTCAAGGCTACATCCTCGACCTGCGTGGCAATCCCGGCGGGCTTTTGTTTGCAAGCATTGAAATCGCCCGTATGTGGATGGAGTCCGGCGAAATCGTTTACACGGTGGACCGCCTAGGCGGAGATCGCCACTTCTCTGCAAACAACACTGCCATGACCGATCTACCGCTGGTCGTGCTAGTGGACGGTCGCTCGGCCAGCGCGAGCGAAATTTTGGCCGGCGCGCTGAAGGAGAGCGCGCGGGCAACCATCGTCGGTACGCGCACTTACGGGAAGGGAACGGTGCAGTCGGTGTCATCTTTGTCCGATGGGTCCGGACTGGCGGTGACTGTCTCGCGCTACTTCCCGCCGAGCGGTCTTAATATCAGCCGCCAGGGTATCGAGCCCGATATCGTTACCGAGCTCAGCCAAGAAGATCGCCGCCGCCTGATTGCCGACCCCGATGCGCGAGCTACCACCGGTCGCGATCCACAGTATGCGAGTGCAATCTCCGTACTCGTTGGCGATCCTGTAACGCGCCTGACGCGCTCGGCAGCAACGCCCATCCCCACTCGCTAAGGATGCCATCAACCTGTCAATAAACCTGGTAACGTTAGGTCAGAGAAGGGATCGCGCGATCGCCTCTCTGACCTGCATTTTTGTGGTGCGAACCGCGTGGCTGAGTGAATATCGCGTCATTCTTTAGGGCTGTCTTGTAGGGCTATTTAGAGTAGGCGAGCAAACAGGAGAATCCCGTCGTGGTTTGAGGTCGGCACATAAGACCGATTATCTCGATCGTCAAGAGGTGTTTCGGACGCATCAGGAAAAATTGCTAGCATCGGAAACCTTCAACTTTGACAGCCCCTTGCTTCCCGAGTTGTACCCGCAAGCAGGTAATCCTTGTCCCCACCCAGGTTTCAGGTTTCACTCGGTGCCTGCCACCGTTCTCCCTTGCTGACCATCGCATTAAGAATTTTTTATCAGCTTGTGCATGCTGGCTGATGGCGCCACCTTCGTTGGTTTTCCACCCAGCCTCTGACGTTCGCAGAAGGCTCGGAGTACCGGGTTAAAACGTTTTCCGATCGGTGCTCCTACCTTTACCATATTCCACTCCCCTTTTTTTCAACTTGGCATAAGTTCAAGCACTCTAACTCTAGATCGCAGAATCACATATTCGGTTATGGCACAGAAATCTTTGTGCGTTTGCCCTAGCCTGGATTATTCATGAACTCTTATGCGGAGACCCTAAATCTTTTGCCGTGAAAGGCTTGCAGACTTTTTCGCTGTATGCAGTGCGTTTCTATACACGTAAATGGAGCGTAGTCAGAGCAAGAGTTTGAGGCTTCGTCAAATTCTTCGTCAATAATCCAAGCTAGGAGTCGATAGGTAAGGTTGACAATATTCGCACCCGACCGATACCTTGACGGGAGTGCCAAACTGGGAATCGTTTGGATGCGGTTGAATATGAGTTGGGGACGTGCATGGTCGAAACATTATCGAAAATACTTTCTCTGTTCGATCGACGCGAACGGGTGAAGTTACTAGGGCTACTAGGACTCGTTCTGATTGGGGTTGGATTTGAAACTCTCGGCGTCGGGACCATCTACCCATTTATCGCCGCGCTGGATCATCCGAGCGGTATCGGCGATCGACCCATAATCGGCGGACTCTATCGACAGCTCGGTTCCCCGGACCCCAAGTATTTCTTGGTCGGGATGGGTTCTGTTCTGATCGGCATCTACATATTCAAGAACATCTACTTAGCCTGGGTGTACCTGTTACAGAATCGCTTTGTATACCGCAAGTGCGCGAACTATACCTGCTTGCTATTTCAGAAATACATTCATAGTCCCTACTGGCTCCATATCCAGCGTAATCCGGCACAACTGCTGCGCAATCTCACAGCAGAAGCTACTCTGACAGCAGGAGCCATGAAACAGATACTAATACTTGCAACCGAGATATCTGTGGCAGCTGTCATTGCCTGTTTACTGGTTATCGTGCAGCCGGTGGCGACGTTCGCAGCTGTGGTAGTTCTGGCAACCGTAACTGGAGGGATATACGCCATTGTGCGCGGGCGTTTCAGCAGTCTGGGTAAGAAGCGGCAGTACCATGCCGGGCAGCTATATCAGCATGCCAATCAAGGCTTTGGCGCGCTCAAAGATATCAAGGTCCTGAGCTGCGAGTCTTTTTTTATTGAGCGCTTCTCTACACACCAGCGAGCTATCTGCGAGATACTGCGCTGGCAGAAAACCATCAGCCAGTTCCCGCGCCTTTCCGTCGAGACTGCTGCAGTGACGGGGTTGTTAGCAGTCATTATGGTGATGATCTTGCAGGGGAGTAACTCGGCTAACATGTTGCCGACCCTCTCGGTTTTCGCTGCTGCAGCGTTTCGGTTTATGCCGTCGTTCAATCGAATTGTCAACGCGCTCAATCAATTGCGCTTCAGTGCTCACGCAGTTGATGTCATTCATTATGAGCTGCAAACGTTGCCTACCACCCTTCAGGCTTCCAACCCGGAGGTATTACCACCCATACAGGTAGGTATCGAATTGCACGAGGTGGGATTTCGCTATCCTGGAGTCAACACAGATGCGATCGCGGACATTTCCCTGACGATTCCTTGCGGGCAGTCGGTAGGCTTTGTCGGCGCGTCGGGTGCGGGCAAAACGACCATAGTCGATCTCTTACTTGGGTTATTTGAGCCTACCCAAGGTCAAGTATTGGTAGACGGAAACGATATTCGCGATCGCGTGCGGTCTTGGCGCGAACAGATTGGCTACGTTCCCCAAGCAATTTACCTCAGCGATGATACATTGCGCGCCAATATCGCGTTCGGGGAACTACCCGAGAATATCGACGAAGAAAAAGTGCACCTTGCTGTGAAGTCTGCTCAGCTAGACAAATTCGTCAGCGATTTACCGGACGGGCTCGACACCGTCGTTGGCGATCGCGGCGTGCGACTGTCGGGTGGGCAGCGACAGCGTATCGGCATCGCACGCGCTCTTTATCGCGACCCGCAAGTGTTAGTGTTGGACGAAGCAACGGCAGCTTTGGACAATCAAACCGAAGCCAGCGTGATGGAAGCAGTCGAGCAGCTGAGGGGCGAGCGCACGATTGTCGTCATCGCCCATCGCCTGAGCACTGTTAAGCGTTGCGATCGACTGTATTTCCTTGCTGGCGGGCGTATTGTTGATTGCGGCACCTATACCGAGCTGTGCCAGCGTAATGAGCAGTTTCAGACACTCGCGCAGTTGAGCGGGGTAGGAGGAGGGGAATGAAGCGCCGTGTCGTGTTCGTCATTGGAACTGCGCATTCGGGTTCTACGCTGTTGAGCTTGCTTTTGGGATCGCATCCAGACTGCTGGGGAGTTGGCGAGCTCAACCAGCTACAAAATTACTATCATTTGGGCACGCCGGGCGCAATTGCACAGGCAGCGATCGGTCGCAGCCGCGCCCGCGGGTTAAAGATTTGCGTGGTTTGTGAAAAAGGAACCTGCCCGCTTTGGGACGCGGCGATCGCGCCCGATACGTTCTCGCTGGACCGGCTGTCATTGGCACTGGCCGAACTGGGGGAGGGCGGGTACTTAGCACGTGGGTTGCAAAACCTACAAAACCTACTCCGCCAGCGCTTCGGTGCCTACACGTATTTGCTTGATACCTCGGGGAAGGCGGCGCTGATCGATTCGAGCAAGAGCTTGAGCTGGGTTCGCAACCAACTAAGCGCTCCGGAGTTTCGCAGCGGTCGCCTTGACTGGTATGTTGTCTATCTCGCCCGCGACGGCCGCGCGATTGTCAACTCAGCGCTCCGCAAACGTCCCGAGCTAGGAATCGAACGGGCTAGCCACCGCTGGCAACAGCAGGTGGCAGGACTCGAAAAGTTTTTGGCCGAGTTACCTCCGGAGCGCTACCACCAGCTGAGCTACGAGGACCTATCAACGGCAACTCCCGAGACTCTAGCCGACTTATGTACCCATCTTGGGTTGGATTTCAACCCTGCGATGCTGGTATATTGGCAGGCCGATCACCACCCAATCGGTGGCAATATCGGCGCGCACAGTCTGATTCTCAAGGCAGGCAGGCGCGATGTCTGGAAACCTGGCTTGGGAACGCAAACTTCCAGAGGACAAGAGTTCTTGCAGAGGAAGTGGAAATTTTACGAAGATACCGGTTTCGCTGTAAAGGTTGATTTGCGCTGGCAAGACGAACTCACTGCAGAAGAGCTTGCCTGTTTTGAAGCGATCGCCGGTGCTACAAACGCAGCTTATCGATACGATCCCTAGTACCTTGACTTCCTCGAAAAAAGGGCAGCGTCGTTAAGGCAGGATGAAAGCTCGTCGAAACTGTCTTCTTAAACCTGGGAATGAACAGTTTGTGCCAAAATCATATTTGAAACAACGCTTGGACGTGTTACTTGTGGAGCGGGGGTTATGTGCCTCT contains:
- a CDS encoding carbohydrate kinase family protein, whose translation is MTDPRVLCLGELLNDRLADRPGATPSAVASWTDYSGGAPANVACAISKLDTPAGFIGCVGSDALGDRLLGVLAEAGVNIRGVQRHLDAPTRQVYVLRSESGDRTFGGFGDIPPDAFADAFLQADKLPVALFESAEFLVLGTLELAYPMARQAVLRSLELAVACGLKIVLDVNARPTFWPDPEAAKPLVQTLYPYVDYLKLAREEALWLFDTAEAAAIAYQLDSVEGVLVTDGAGAVSYYLNTSEGKYPAYTVAVQDTTGAGDAFVAGFVKQLCDRGIACLEKPEVARAVVAYACAAGALTAMRPGAIAAQPTADEVRAFLVEHEQVSD
- the ctpB gene encoding carboxyl-terminal processing protease CtpB yields the protein MNQPPQHSSVPSLFLRGAIATLASGSLLAGGFTPARAALDESPKTVVDEVWQLVNQQYVDTDFNQDDWKATRLELLERQYSDRMAAYEAIRDALKKLGDPYTRFLDPEEFEDLTSQTSGELSGVGIRLEMNESTQKLTIVEPIPDSPAEAAGVESGDEIVAINGEPTALMELDEASALIRGELGTQVRLTLERQSEAFELVLTRAQIELPTVSYSLRLENNLRVGYIKLDEFSSHAAEQMRDAIEDLSRQDAQGYILDLRGNPGGLLFASIEIARMWMESGEIVYTVDRLGGDRHFSANNTAMTDLPLVVLVDGRSASASEILAGALKESARATIVGTRTYGKGTVQSVSSLSDGSGLAVTVSRYFPPSGLNISRQGIEPDIVTELSQEDRRRLIADPDARATTGRDPQYASAISVLVGDPVTRLTRSAATPIPTR
- a CDS encoding sulfotransferase, producing MKRRVVFVIGTAHSGSTLLSLLLGSHPDCWGVGELNQLQNYYHLGTPGAIAQAAIGRSRARGLKICVVCEKGTCPLWDAAIAPDTFSLDRLSLALAELGEGGYLARGLQNLQNLLRQRFGAYTYLLDTSGKAALIDSSKSLSWVRNQLSAPEFRSGRLDWYVVYLARDGRAIVNSALRKRPELGIERASHRWQQQVAGLEKFLAELPPERYHQLSYEDLSTATPETLADLCTHLGLDFNPAMLVYWQADHHPIGGNIGAHSLILKAGRRDVWKPGLGTQTSRGQEFLQRKWKFYEDTGFAVKVDLRWQDELTAEELACFEAIAGATNAAYRYDP
- a CDS encoding ABC transporter ATP-binding protein — protein: MKLLGLLGLVLIGVGFETLGVGTIYPFIAALDHPSGIGDRPIIGGLYRQLGSPDPKYFLVGMGSVLIGIYIFKNIYLAWVYLLQNRFVYRKCANYTCLLFQKYIHSPYWLHIQRNPAQLLRNLTAEATLTAGAMKQILILATEISVAAVIACLLVIVQPVATFAAVVVLATVTGGIYAIVRGRFSSLGKKRQYHAGQLYQHANQGFGALKDIKVLSCESFFIERFSTHQRAICEILRWQKTISQFPRLSVETAAVTGLLAVIMVMILQGSNSANMLPTLSVFAAAAFRFMPSFNRIVNALNQLRFSAHAVDVIHYELQTLPTTLQASNPEVLPPIQVGIELHEVGFRYPGVNTDAIADISLTIPCGQSVGFVGASGAGKTTIVDLLLGLFEPTQGQVLVDGNDIRDRVRSWREQIGYVPQAIYLSDDTLRANIAFGELPENIDEEKVHLAVKSAQLDKFVSDLPDGLDTVVGDRGVRLSGGQRQRIGIARALYRDPQVLVLDEATAALDNQTEASVMEAVEQLRGERTIVVIAHRLSTVKRCDRLYFLAGGRIVDCGTYTELCQRNEQFQTLAQLSGVGGGE
- a CDS encoding single stranded DNA-binding domain-containing protein, which encodes MRSATLRFRPDLFTLALLGSTQIACSAVAPAADSIPLAQEIAKIPELMATSRAMWLDGTVSARAPFLDGGAYQLQDDSGTIWVFVETASLPNVGDRVRLLGEATRAQIELNARDWGEVFVRERERF